Part of the Pseudomonas chlororaphis genome, ATGATCGCCTGTGCGCCCGCTTTCGGCCTCGCCCGCACGGGCAAAGCAGTCTTTGAAAAAAACGATTCCGGTCTTCTGGCTGAGCGTCAGCCGATCAGCTGCACTCCCACTCAGAATGGTCGGACGTCCTAAATGATGCCGCCAGAGCCAGTTCGCCAGCGACTCGGCGCCACGGGCATGCTCATGGTTGCATTTGGGTTCGGTGTAGGTCGACTTGTTGACCTTGATAGTCAACTCGCCATTCAACGCGACGCTCATGCGGATAGCGCACTGGTTGCCCCAGGGCTGATCGCATGGGTTCTTGACCGTTGGATAGCTGTTCCACAAATTGATAAACGAAGGCTTGGCCATGACTCAGATACCGCGCGCAAAAGGATTGGATTCGAGCAAGCACCAAACACCCCCGGCGCAGGGCACCGGGGGCGTGTTCGATTACACCTTGACGTTCTGACGCACGTTCCAGCCGAACTTGACCGGACCGCCTTCCTTGGTGCCGTCGGCTTTCTGTGGCTGGTAGTCCACCAGCACCTTGGCGAAGTTCAGGGTGACGTTTTCGGTCAGGCGATCATCGCTGCCCGAGCCGCCGGTGCTCAGGGAGGTGATCAACACTTCTTCCAGGTTGATGATCATGTACTCGACCTGGCTTTCACCGCCGGCCTTGCGCACGGTCAGCTTGACCTTGTCGATGTGCTTGCCGCTGGCGCAGTGCATCATCAGGTTCGGCGAGGCCTTGTCGACGAACTTGGTCAACGACAGGTCCTGGATGTTCACCTTGCCCGCACCACCGCCGCTGCCGGTGTGCATGTTGCCGGACTGGGACATGCCCCAGCTCCAGTTCAGGACGTCGATTTCGTCCTTGTGGGCCTTGTCCATGGACTCGCCCTTGATGTCGCCGATCTTGATGAAAATATCAACAGCCATGTTTTCTCCCTGTGTGGTTTCTAACCACATTGTTTGGTTGACGCTGACCTTGCGAAACTTCTTTGGATGTCAGCCGAAACACCGTACCTGTGGGAGCGGGCTTGCTCGCGAATGCGGTGGGGCAGCCAACGCCGATGTCGACTGATCCGACGCCTTCGCGAGCAAGCCCGCTCCCACAAGGAACAGGCCTGCCGACAAATACTGTTGCTTACGCGCCCTTGGCCGACGGCAGTTTCGATACCAGGCGCAGCGACACGGTCAGCCCTTCGAGCTGGTAGTGCGGACGCAGGTAGAACTTGGAGTTGTAGTAACCCGGGTTGCCTTCGACTTCCTCGACGATCACTTCGGCCGCCGCCAGAGGGTGCTGGGCCTTGGTGGTCTCGGTGGAGTGCGCCGGGTCACCGTCGACGTAGTTGAGGATCCAGTCCTGCAACCAGCGCTGCATCTCGTCCTTCTCTTTGAAGGAACCGATCTTGTCGCGCACGATGCACTTCAGGTAATGGGCGAAACGGCAAGTGGCGAACAGGTACGGCAGGCGCGCGGCCAGGTTGGCGTTGGCGGTGGCGTCCGGGTCGTCGTACTCGGCTGGCTTCTGCAGCGACTGGGCGCCGATGAAGGCCGCGAAGTCGGTGTTCTTCTTGTGCAGCAGCGGCATGAAACCGTTCTTCGCCAGCTCCGCTTCACGGCGGTCCGAAATGGCGATTTCGGTCGGGCACTTCATGTCCACGCCACCGTCGTCGGTCGGGAACGTGTGGGCCGGCAGGTTTTCCACTTCACCGCCAGACTCCACGCCACGGATGCGCGAGCACCAGCCGAAGTGCTTGAACGAGCGGTTGATGTTCACGGCCATCGCGTAGGCGGCGTTGGCCCAGGTGTACTTGGAGCTGTCGGCGCCGTCGGTGTTTTCTTCGAAGGCGAAGGCTTCCACCGGGTCGGTCTTGGCGCCGTATGGCAGGCGCGCCAGGAAGCGTGGCATGGTCAGGCCGATGTAGCGCGAGTCTTCCGATTCACGCAGCGAACGCCAGCCGGCGTACTCGGGCGTGGTGAAGATCTTGGTCAGGTCGCGCGGGTTCGACAGTTCCTGCCACGAGCCCATGCCCATCACGGTTGGCGAGGCGGCGGAAATGAACGGGGCGTGCATGGCCGCGCAGACTTTCGACAGTTCGCCCAGCAGTTCCACGTCCGGTGGCGACTGGTCGAAGTAGTAGTCGCCCACCAGGCAGCCGTATGGCTCGCCGCCGAACTGGCCGTATTCTTCCTCGTACATCTTCTTGAAGATCGGGCTCTGGTCCCACGCGGTGCCCTTGAACTTCTTCAGGGTCTTGTGCAGGTCGGTCTTGGAGATGTTGAGCACGCGGATCTTGAGCTGCTCATCGGTCTCGGTGTTGTTGACCAGGTAGTGCAGGCCACGCCAGGCGCTTTCCAGCTGCTGGAAGTCGGGGTGGTGGATCACCTGGTTGACCTGGGCGGTGAGCTTGGCGTCGATGGCGGCGATGATCGATTCGATCGACTTGATGGCGTCGTTGGACACCAGGTCAGTCTGCGCCAGGGCCTGCTCGGCCAGGGTGCGCACGGCCGTCTCGACGGCCTCGCGAGCACGTTCGGTCTTGGGCTTGAACTCTTGCAGCAGCAGGGAGGCGAATTCGCTGGTCTCTTCGGTCGCGCCGAGGTTCTGGACGCCTTCGCGGGCGGTATTGTCAGTCATGATCATTGGTCCTGTGCTGGCTTCGGCGCGCTCGCCAGGGCCTGCAACAGCGCTGGGTCCTTGATCGCCTTCATGATGATTTCTTCAGCGCCGGTCTTGCCGTCCATGTAGGTCAGCAGGTTGGCCAGTTGGGTGCGCGCTTCGAGCAGCTTGTTCAGCGAGTCGACCTTGCGCGCCACGGCGGCGGGGCTGAAGTCGTCCATGCTTTCGAAGGTCAGGTCCAGGCTCAGGTTGCCTTCGCCGGTCAGCTCGTTGGGCACATGGAACGCCACGCGCGGTTGCATGGCCTTGAGGCGCGAGTCGAAATTGTCGACGTCGATTTCGAGGAACTTGCGATCGGCCACCGGTGCCAGAGGCTCGGCGGGCTTGCCGGCGAGGTCAGCCATTACCCCCATGACGAAGGGCAACTGGACCTTTTTCTCGGCGCCGTAGAGCTCGACGTCGTACTCGATCTGCACTCGAGGCGCGCGGTTGCGCGCGATGAATTTCTGAGAACTTTGCTTCGCCACGTTGCTGCTCCTGGTCGCTTGAGCGACGGTGTTGGCGTCATCGGTGGTACCGGTGACGTGACTGCGTGATCCGTTCGCTTTTATTCGCTATCTGGGCCGCGCAGGTTTTCAAATTGACTCATGCCGTCGGGAATCAGGTTGCGCACGATTGCCGCAAAATCGGCGTGCACCAGATTCTTGGCCCGGTTCAACAGCACCGGCAGGGGGCTGGAGGGCTCGTGACGGGTGTAGTAAGCGAGAATCCGATCAAGGCTGCGCAGCACGTCGTCGCGGTTGGCGATTTCGCCGCTGGCGGCACGCGGTGCGCCTGGCACGCTGGTGGCCGCGCCGCTGGAAGGGGCGCCATCTAGCTCGTCGGGCGCGCTGTCCTCGTCGACTGGTGCGGCGTCGTCGCTTTGCGGGGCGAACTGACCGAGGATCTGCAAGGCCATCTTGAGCGGCTGCTTCAGTGGGCCGAGGTCCACGCCCTGGGCCGAACCCACCTGGTCGCTGACCTGCTGTTCGATGGCTTCGGCGGCGCTGCGGGCTTGCGACAAGGCCGCACGGGTGATCTCCAGTTGCTCGGCATCGCTGTCGCGCAGGGCGCCGGCCAGTTGTTCGGCGCCGAGGGTTTCGTCGGCGAAACTTTGCAGGCCGCTGGCGTTGGCGGCGGCGCGCAGGCTGACGGCACCGAAGGTGCGCGAGCGTGCCAGGATGCTTTCGCGCACCAGGCGAATGGTCATGTCGGATGTCAGGCCGGCGAGGGCATTGATGCGCACGGTGGGGTCGTTGTCGTCATCGGCATCCAGGCGCGGATGCAGGTCGGCCCAGTATTGCTTGAGCAATTCGCTGATCAGGGTCAGCGAGCTGGCCAGCCCCGGAAGGCCTTCGAGGGCCAGGGAGCTTTGCAGCAGGAAATGGGTAATGCGCAGGTCTTTGCTGCGTTGCAGCAGGTCCAGGCTTTGTTGCTGGATGCTGCGCCATTCAGGGGGTTCGGCAGGCAGGATCGAGTCGCCCATGCTGCGCTCGG contains:
- a CDS encoding type VI secretion protein ImpA, producing MDVPLLLAAVSANSPCGEDLEYDADFLRLERDSRGQPERSMGDSILPAEPPEWRSIQQQSLDLLQRSKDLRITHFLLQSSLALEGLPGLASSLTLISELLKQYWADLHPRLDADDDNDPTVRINALAGLTSDMTIRLVRESILARSRTFGAVSLRAAANASGLQSFADETLGAEQLAGALRDSDAEQLEITRAALSQARSAAEAIEQQVSDQVGSAQGVDLGPLKQPLKMALQILGQFAPQSDDAAPVDEDSAPDELDGAPSSGAATSVPGAPRAASGEIANRDDVLRSLDRILAYYTRHEPSSPLPVLLNRAKNLVHADFAAIVRNLIPDGMSQFENLRGPDSE
- a CDS encoding Hcp1 family type VI secretion system effector, which produces MAVDIFIKIGDIKGESMDKAHKDEIDVLNWSWGMSQSGNMHTGSGGGAGKVNIQDLSLTKFVDKASPNLMMHCASGKHIDKVKLTVRKAGGESQVEYMIINLEEVLITSLSTGGSGSDDRLTENVTLNFAKVLVDYQPQKADGTKEGGPVKFGWNVRQNVKV
- a CDS encoding EvpB family type VI secretion protein — encoded protein: MTDNTAREGVQNLGATEETSEFASLLLQEFKPKTERAREAVETAVRTLAEQALAQTDLVSNDAIKSIESIIAAIDAKLTAQVNQVIHHPDFQQLESAWRGLHYLVNNTETDEQLKIRVLNISKTDLHKTLKKFKGTAWDQSPIFKKMYEEEYGQFGGEPYGCLVGDYYFDQSPPDVELLGELSKVCAAMHAPFISAASPTVMGMGSWQELSNPRDLTKIFTTPEYAGWRSLRESEDSRYIGLTMPRFLARLPYGAKTDPVEAFAFEENTDGADSSKYTWANAAYAMAVNINRSFKHFGWCSRIRGVESGGEVENLPAHTFPTDDGGVDMKCPTEIAISDRREAELAKNGFMPLLHKKNTDFAAFIGAQSLQKPAEYDDPDATANANLAARLPYLFATCRFAHYLKCIVRDKIGSFKEKDEMQRWLQDWILNYVDGDPAHSTETTKAQHPLAAAEVIVEEVEGNPGYYNSKFYLRPHYQLEGLTVSLRLVSKLPSAKGA